The proteins below come from a single Dermacentor albipictus isolate Rhodes 1998 colony chromosome 7, USDA_Dalb.pri_finalv2, whole genome shotgun sequence genomic window:
- the LOC135909561 gene encoding zinc finger protein 888-like, giving the protein MASADCSYSDDQESVSSGSDVEATKSSSPKKQKYKCPLCPKASGTARDLGIHVRRHEQCKPYACKDCDKAFCTPFELDQHARSHTLEQPYKCRLCPRTFGTAATLRNHAATHRTADSVTYRCRASPACPATFRRVATRSAHERTHCTDCVYRCETCERNFPQKYNLQRHLRLHDGNELHCCPTCKRLFYNKELLDVHTKSCGDFCRCSVCGRRFREEAQLAAHVASQHDGSTPELSEENRDAVAHVSEWSPEKVRVDDCSSSEGESSDSTALPSTAPQKTRTDWSVRLRSCRNKNASNSRGRPRRRSCKNGTPPSQQPRPSDMRDYPSPPLKHTTRERGTGEASVGTGEATDNVYKRSSPVYRCPNCDERFLKWDVLKTHAMLEHELVLSWLTFRFVCHICDKAFKQNSNLKTHLKSHDRVVMFVCDICGLGFTLKHHYKRHRANKHYED; this is encoded by the exons GTGCCGACTGCAGCTACAGTGATGACCAGGAAAGCGTCAGTTCCGGCTCAGATGTGGAGGCAACAAAAAGCAGTTCTCCAAAGAAACAAAAGTACAA GTGCCCCCTGTGTCCCAAGGCATCGGGTACAGCCCGAGACCTTGGCATCCACGTGCGCCGTCACGAGCAGTGCAAGCCGTACGCCTGCAAGGATTGCGACAAGGCCTTCTGCACGCCATTCGAGCTGGACCAGCACGCGCGCTCGCACACGCTGGAGCAGCCCTACAAGTGCCGCTTGTGCCCGCGCACATTTGGGACGGCGGCCACACTGCGCAATCATGCCGCCACACATCGCACGGCAGACTCGGTGACGTACCGCTGCCGCGCGAGCCCCGCATGCCCTGCAACTTTCCGGCGCGTCGCCACGCGAAGTGCACACGAGCGAACGCACTGCACCGACTGCGTGTACCGATGCGAGACATGCGAACGAAACTTTCCGCAGAAGTACAACTTGCAACGCCATCTGAGGCTGCACGACGGCAACGAGCTCCACTGCTGTCCCACGTGCAAACGCCTGTTTTACAACAAGGAGCTCCTGGACGTGCACACCAAGAGCTGTGGCGACTTCTGCAGGTGCAGTGTTTGCGGGAGGAGATTTCGAGAGGAGGCTCAGCTGGCGGCTCATGTCGCCAGCCAACACGATGGCTCGACGCCTGAGCTGTCGGAAGAAAACCGGGATGCCGTGGCCCATGTGTCTGAGTGGTCACCCGAGAAGGTACGGGTGGATGACTGCTCGAGCAGCGAAGGTGAAAGCAGCGATTCAACTGCCCTGCCCAGCACTGCCCCCCAAAAAACGAGGACTGACTGGTCTGTTCGCCTGCGATCGTGTAGAAATAAGAATGCCTCCAACAGTCGTGGGAGGCCCCGCCGGCGTAGCTGCAAGAACGGCACGCCACCTTCACAACAGCCGCGACCGAGTGACATGCGGGATTATCCTTCGCCACCACTCAAGCACACCACCAGGGAACGAGGCACAGGCGAGGCGAGCGTGGGCACCGGCGAGGCTACAGACAACGTCTATAAGAGAAGCAGCCCAGTCTATCGGTGCCCAAATTGTGATGAACGATTTCTCAAGTGGGATGTCTTGAAGACCCATGCAATGCTTGAACACGAGCTGGTTCTCTCGTGGTTGACGTTCCGGTTTGTATGCCACATCTGTGACAAGGCCTTCAAGCAAAACAGCAACTTGAAGACCCACTTAAAGTCGCATGACCGCGTGGTCATGTTTGTGTGCGACATCTGCGGCCTGGGGTTCACCTTGAAACATCACTACAAACGGCACAGGGCAAACAAGCACTACGAAGACTAA